The Paralichthys olivaceus isolate ysfri-2021 chromosome 9, ASM2471397v2, whole genome shotgun sequence genome contains a region encoding:
- the tmem216 gene encoding transmembrane protein 216 isoform X1 gives MRAPRNATLTIVRGWPISAPHEHAGGQQQVNYTELEPGREEEALPVSCCFHGNQTWRLVRNLSSTPLQILLYLNSWYFAAFYLAEILMFIYKGISLPYPSDNLVLDVVLLLIFLGLETLRIFYGWKGNLCERSLASCASIFILLPCGALAVYFLLLQTFVLRLEFILSAVLLCFYALELLLGLLSLSAFSRSKVY, from the exons ATGCGTGCTCCCCGCAATGCCACGTTAACCATAGTCCGAGGGTGGCCAATCAGCGCGCCGCACGAGCATGCTGG ggggcagcagcaAGTTAACTACACCGAGCTTGAACccggcagagaagaagaagcacttCCGGTAAGctgctgtttccatggcaatcaAACATGGCGCCTGGTAAGAAAC CTGTCGTCCACTCCTCTGCAGATCCTCCTCTACCTCAACTCCTGGTACTTTGCAGCCTTCTACCTGGCAGAGATTCTCATGTTCATCTATAAAG GGATTTCTCTCCCGTACCCGTCAGATAACCTGGTTCTGGACGTGGTTCTACTGCTCATCTTCCTCGGACTGGAGACGCTCAGGATCTTTTATG GTTGGAAGGGGAACCTGTGTGAACGCTCTCTGGCTTCGTGTGCGTCGATCTTCATCCTGCTCCCCTGCGGCGCGCTCGCCGTttacttcctgctgctgcagacctTTGTTCTGCGGCTGGAGTTCATCCTCAGCGCCGTCCTGCTCTGCTTCTACGCCCTCGAGCTGCTGCTCGGACTCCTCTCCTTATCTGCTTTCTCCAG GTCCAAAGTTTACTGA
- the tmem216 gene encoding transmembrane protein 216 isoform X2 codes for MAPGNQPILSSTPLQILLYLNSWYFAAFYLAEILMFIYKGISLPYPSDNLVLDVVLLLIFLGLETLRIFYGWKGNLCERSLASCASIFILLPCGALAVYFLLLQTFVLRLEFILSAVLLCFYALELLLGLLSLSAFSRSKVY; via the exons ATGGCGCCTG GAAATCAACCAATC CTGTCGTCCACTCCTCTGCAGATCCTCCTCTACCTCAACTCCTGGTACTTTGCAGCCTTCTACCTGGCAGAGATTCTCATGTTCATCTATAAAG GGATTTCTCTCCCGTACCCGTCAGATAACCTGGTTCTGGACGTGGTTCTACTGCTCATCTTCCTCGGACTGGAGACGCTCAGGATCTTTTATG GTTGGAAGGGGAACCTGTGTGAACGCTCTCTGGCTTCGTGTGCGTCGATCTTCATCCTGCTCCCCTGCGGCGCGCTCGCCGTttacttcctgctgctgcagacctTTGTTCTGCGGCTGGAGTTCATCCTCAGCGCCGTCCTGCTCTGCTTCTACGCCCTCGAGCTGCTGCTCGGACTCCTCTCCTTATCTGCTTTCTCCAG GTCCAAAGTTTACTGA
- the b4galt7 gene encoding beta-1,4-galactosyltransferase 7 isoform X1, translated as MMYSSRRKPVLYFKEERRFLSGRCTIYKLFGLCMVLLLVSLLWLQLSCSGDMSSPMHDGRRQQPPPAPCPVDSRASAADDLSWGPHKLALIIPFRERFEELLVFVPFMHTFLNKKKIRHKFIIINQVDHYRFNRASLINVGYLESGNDTDYLAMHDVDLLPQNDALDYGFPEGGPFHVASPELHPLYHYKTYVGGILLLTKKHYHMCNGMSNRFWGWGREDDEFYRRLKKAELQLFRPSGITTGYKTFLHIHDPAWRKRDQKRVAAQKQEQFKVDPEGGLTNLRYQVESRQELTISGAPCTVINTKLECDQNQTPWCLLL; from the exons ATGATGTATTCATCGAGAAGAAAACCGGTGCTGTACttcaaagaggagaggag GTTCCTGTCGGGCAGATGCACCATCTACAAGCTGTTCGGCCTCTgcatggtgctgctgctggtgtctctgctgtggctgcagctcagctgtTCAGGGGACATGTCGTCTCCGATGCACGACGGCAGACGCCAACAGCCGCCACCGGCGCCCTGTCCCGTTGACAGTCGGGCATCTGCAGCGGACGACCTCTCCTGGGGTCCTCACAAACTGGCCCTGATCATCCCCTTCAGAGAGCGCTTCGAGGAGCTGCTGGTGTTCGTTCCCTTCATGCACACGTTCCTCAACAAGAAGAAGATCCGCCACaagttcatcatcatcaaccagGTGGATCACTACAG GTTTAATCGAGCGTCCCTCATCAATGTCGGCTACCTGGAGAGCGGGAACGACACAGACTACCTGGCGATGCACGACGTGGACCTGCTGCCGCAGAACGACGCTCTGGACTACGGTTTCCCTGAGGGCGGCCCCTTCCACGTGGCCTCACCCGAGCTGCACCCCCTCTACCACTACAAGACGTACGTGGGAGGAATCCTGCTGCTCACCAAGAAGCATTACCACATG TGTAACGGGATGTCAAACCGCTTCTGGGGTTGGGGCAGAGAAGATGACGAGTTCTACAGGAGACTGAAAAAAGCTGAACTACAG CTGTTCAGACCGAGCGGAATCACGACAGGATATAAAACCTTCCTCCACATCCACGACCCGGCCTGGAGGAAGAGAGACCAGAAGAGAGTGGCAGCTCAGAAACAG GAGCAGTTTAAGGTGGACCCAGAGGGGGGGCTGACTAACCTGCGTTACCAGGTGGAGTCCAGACAGGAGCTGACCATCAGCGGGGCTCCGTGCACCGTCATCAACACCAAACTGGAGTGTGACCAGAACCAGACGCCCTGGTGTCTGCTGCTGTAG
- the b4galt7 gene encoding beta-1,4-galactosyltransferase 7 isoform X2, whose amino-acid sequence MMYSSRRKPVLYFKEERRFLSGRCTIYKLFGLCMVLLLVSLLWLQLSCSGDMSSPMHDGRRQQPPPAPCPVDSRASAADDLSWGPHKLALIIPFRERFEELLVFVPFMHTFLNKKKIRHKFIIINQVDHYRFNRASLINVGYLESGNDTDYLAMHDVDLLPQNDALDYGFPEGGPFHVASPELHPLYHYKTYVGGILLLTKKHYHMCNGMSNRFWGWGREDDEFYRRLKKAELQLFRPSGITTGYKTFLHIHDPAWRKRDQKRVAAQKQV is encoded by the exons ATGATGTATTCATCGAGAAGAAAACCGGTGCTGTACttcaaagaggagaggag GTTCCTGTCGGGCAGATGCACCATCTACAAGCTGTTCGGCCTCTgcatggtgctgctgctggtgtctctgctgtggctgcagctcagctgtTCAGGGGACATGTCGTCTCCGATGCACGACGGCAGACGCCAACAGCCGCCACCGGCGCCCTGTCCCGTTGACAGTCGGGCATCTGCAGCGGACGACCTCTCCTGGGGTCCTCACAAACTGGCCCTGATCATCCCCTTCAGAGAGCGCTTCGAGGAGCTGCTGGTGTTCGTTCCCTTCATGCACACGTTCCTCAACAAGAAGAAGATCCGCCACaagttcatcatcatcaaccagGTGGATCACTACAG GTTTAATCGAGCGTCCCTCATCAATGTCGGCTACCTGGAGAGCGGGAACGACACAGACTACCTGGCGATGCACGACGTGGACCTGCTGCCGCAGAACGACGCTCTGGACTACGGTTTCCCTGAGGGCGGCCCCTTCCACGTGGCCTCACCCGAGCTGCACCCCCTCTACCACTACAAGACGTACGTGGGAGGAATCCTGCTGCTCACCAAGAAGCATTACCACATG TGTAACGGGATGTCAAACCGCTTCTGGGGTTGGGGCAGAGAAGATGACGAGTTCTACAGGAGACTGAAAAAAGCTGAACTACAG CTGTTCAGACCGAGCGGAATCACGACAGGATATAAAACCTTCCTCCACATCCACGACCCGGCCTGGAGGAAGAGAGACCAGAAGAGAGTGGCAGCTCAGAAACAG
- the tmed9 gene encoding transmembrane emp24 domain-containing protein 9, which translates to MASVRMKPCVLSVFLLHVFSGLVSSLYFHIGETEKKCFIEEIPDETMIIGNYRTQLYDKQREEYLPATQGLGMFVEVKDPDDKVILSRQYGSEGRFTFTSHTPGEHQICLHSNSSKFSLFAGGLLRVHLDIQVGEHANNYAEIAAKDKLTELQLRVRQLVEQVDQIQKEQNYQRYREERFRLTSESTNQRVLWWSIVQTLILVAIGIWQMRHLKSFFEAKKLV; encoded by the exons ATGGCGTCTGTCAGGATGAAGCCGTGCGTGTTGTCGGTTTTCCTCCTCCACGTTTTCTCCGGACTCGTGTCCTCGCTGTATTTTCACATCGGAGAGACGGAGAAGAAATGTTTCATCGAGGAGATCCCGGACGAGACGATGATCATCG gaaacTACCGCACTCAGCTGTACGACAAACAGCGGGAGGAGTACCTGCCCGCCACTCAGGGTCTGGGCATGTTTGTGGAAGTCAAGGATCCTGACGACAAG GTGATTCTGTCTCGTCAGTACGGCTCCGAGGGAAGATTCACCTTCACGTCGCACACGCCTGGAGAGCATCAGATCTGTCTGCACTCCAACTCCTCCAAGTTCTCCCTGTTCGCTGGAGGCCTGCTG AGGGTTCACCTGGACATCCAGGTGGGCGAGCATGCCAACAACTACGCTGAGATCGCCGCCAAAGACAAACTGAcggagctgcagctgagagTGCGACAGCTGGTGGAGCAGGTGGACCAGATCCAGAAGGAGCAGAACTATCAGAGG TATCGTGAGGAGCGTTTCCGTCTGACCAGCGAGAGCACCAACCAGCGAGTCCTGTGGTGGTCCATCGTCCAGACCCTCATCCTGGTCGCCATCGGCATCTGGCAGATGAGACATCTCAAGAGCTTCTTCGAGGCCAAGAAGCTGGTGTAA